Proteins co-encoded in one Diaminobutyricimonas sp. LJ205 genomic window:
- a CDS encoding ATP-dependent DNA helicase RecG yields MTSPLDAKLSEALGGRTANAFEKGLGLRTIGDLLSHYPRRYARRGELTALEELELDASVTIVAEVLQVATRTMKNRKGSILDAKISDGRGILTLTFFNQKWRENELKPGVRGIFAGKVSQYKGVRQLAHPDYQLFEDSAAVGVDAAAKWATQPISIYPATSTVKSWQIQNAVGVVLDTLPPLDDPVPEVVRAERGLLDFRRALELLHRPEKDADWRAARKTLRFQEAFVLQTALLAQRAALRERPAIPRLPGRLATGFDESMPFQLTDDQRLVGDEIARDLAAETPMNRLVQGEVGSGKTLVALRAMLSVADTGGQSALLAPTEVLAAQHLRSIVKTLGPDLAAELRPTLITGQLTAAERRKALLAAAVGSARIIVGTHALLGEKVSFADLGLVVVDEQHRFGVDQREALRQKGVTPPHVLVLTATPIPRTVAMTVFGDLDVSTIAQLPAGRIPIASFVSPLAEKPHWIGRVWERTAEELAQGRQAFVVCPAIEPQVQGKPPAREDDGEPVDDEPATPAANVTEVTASLRANPVLAGRRIEMLHGRMTSDEKDQIMRAFADGAIDVLVATTVIEVGVDVPNASTMVILDADRFGVSQLHQLRGRVGRGSVPGLCLFVTRAEQGSLARERVDAVAATLDGFELAQVDLELRREGDVLGSIQSGGRSSLRLLRVAKDGDLISDARELAAGVIDGDPTLARHPALRAALERRLDETEQSFLAKA; encoded by the coding sequence GTGACCTCCCCGCTCGATGCCAAGCTCTCCGAAGCGCTCGGCGGCCGCACGGCGAACGCCTTCGAGAAGGGTCTCGGGCTGCGCACGATCGGCGACCTGCTCAGCCACTACCCGCGCCGTTACGCCCGCCGGGGCGAGCTGACCGCGCTTGAGGAACTCGAGCTGGACGCGAGCGTCACCATCGTCGCCGAGGTGCTCCAGGTGGCGACCCGCACGATGAAGAACCGCAAGGGCTCGATCCTCGATGCGAAGATCAGCGACGGCCGGGGCATCCTGACCCTCACCTTCTTCAACCAAAAATGGCGAGAGAACGAGCTCAAGCCGGGAGTTCGCGGCATCTTCGCCGGCAAGGTGAGCCAGTACAAAGGCGTCAGGCAGCTCGCGCACCCCGATTACCAGTTGTTTGAAGACAGTGCGGCGGTCGGCGTTGATGCCGCGGCCAAGTGGGCGACGCAGCCGATTTCCATCTACCCGGCCACCTCGACGGTGAAGTCCTGGCAGATCCAGAACGCGGTCGGGGTGGTCCTCGACACACTGCCGCCGCTTGACGATCCGGTACCCGAGGTGGTGCGTGCCGAGCGCGGGCTGCTCGACTTCCGCCGCGCGCTCGAACTGCTGCACCGCCCCGAGAAGGATGCCGACTGGCGCGCCGCGCGCAAGACGCTGCGCTTCCAGGAGGCGTTCGTGCTGCAGACCGCGCTGCTCGCCCAGCGTGCCGCGCTGCGTGAGCGACCGGCGATCCCACGGCTGCCCGGACGGTTGGCCACCGGCTTCGACGAGTCCATGCCGTTCCAGCTGACCGACGACCAGCGTCTGGTCGGCGACGAGATCGCCCGCGACCTGGCCGCCGAGACGCCGATGAACCGGCTGGTGCAGGGGGAGGTCGGCTCGGGCAAGACCCTGGTCGCGCTGCGGGCGATGCTCTCCGTCGCCGACACCGGTGGGCAGTCGGCGCTGCTTGCGCCCACCGAGGTGCTCGCCGCGCAGCACCTGCGCTCGATCGTGAAGACCCTCGGCCCAGACCTGGCCGCCGAATTGCGGCCGACCCTGATCACCGGGCAGCTGACCGCCGCGGAACGCCGCAAGGCGCTGCTCGCCGCCGCCGTGGGCAGCGCGCGCATCATCGTCGGAACCCACGCCCTGCTTGGCGAGAAGGTGAGCTTCGCCGACCTGGGTCTGGTCGTCGTCGATGAACAGCACCGGTTCGGCGTCGACCAGCGCGAGGCGCTCCGGCAGAAGGGCGTCACCCCGCCGCACGTGCTGGTGCTCACCGCCACCCCGATCCCACGCACGGTTGCGATGACCGTGTTCGGTGACCTGGACGTGTCCACCATCGCGCAGCTGCCGGCCGGCCGCATCCCGATCGCCTCGTTCGTGTCGCCGCTCGCCGAGAAACCGCACTGGATCGGCCGGGTCTGGGAACGCACCGCCGAAGAACTCGCGCAGGGGCGGCAGGCCTTCGTGGTCTGCCCGGCCATCGAACCGCAGGTGCAGGGCAAGCCGCCGGCGCGCGAGGATGACGGTGAACCGGTCGACGACGAGCCGGCGACCCCCGCCGCGAACGTCACCGAGGTCACCGCGAGCCTGCGCGCGAACCCGGTTCTCGCCGGACGGCGCATCGAGATGCTGCACGGCCGGATGACCAGCGACGAGAAAGACCAGATCATGCGCGCCTTCGCCGATGGCGCGATCGACGTCCTGGTCGCCACCACGGTGATCGAGGTCGGCGTCGACGTGCCGAACGCGTCGACGATGGTGATCCTCGACGCCGACCGTTTCGGTGTCTCCCAACTGCACCAGCTGCGCGGACGGGTCGGCCGCGGCAGCGTGCCCGGGCTGTGCCTGTTCGTCACCCGCGCCGAGCAGGGCAGCCTCGCTCGCGAACGGGTCGACGCGGTCGCGGCAACCCTCGACGGCTTCGAACTCGCGCAGGTCGATCTCGAGCTGCGCCGCGAGGGCGACGTGCTCGGCAGCATCCAGTCCGGCGGACGCTCCAGCCTCCGGCTGCTGCGTGTGGCCAAGGACGGCGACCTGATCTCCGACGCCCGCGAGCTCGCGGCCGGTGTGATCGATGGCGACCCCACCCTGGCCAGGCATCCGGCGCTGCGGGCAGCCCTTGAACGCCGCCTCGACGAAACCGAACAATCCTTCCTCGCCAAGGCGTAA
- a CDS encoding DMT family transporter — translation MKSILFLALATLFWAGNFVAGAGAVASVSPLHLTWLRWAIAVLPLLALAQVIEKPNWKRSLAQWPLLVLLSALGMAGFPWLLYTALEHTSALNASLINAVNPALIVIIAVVVFRQRIRWNGIVGIIIGLVGVVVVVTDGRIGDVFTQPPNQGDALMVAAIVVWSAYTFLGRFLTGVPPITATALQALFTTVGLAPFAISSGVALPTDTPTMLALLYIALFASVLAYVFWNAALRTVPPAKAGIYLNLMVVFTALITLAIGGTISAAQILGGILVVGGVVLTSARPRKRTVRRARRGVPGSRRRVRRSRIRSRS, via the coding sequence TTGAAGTCGATCCTGTTCCTTGCGCTGGCTACCTTGTTCTGGGCCGGCAATTTCGTTGCCGGTGCTGGGGCGGTGGCATCCGTCTCCCCGCTTCACCTGACCTGGCTGCGCTGGGCGATTGCGGTGCTTCCACTGCTGGCGCTCGCCCAGGTGATTGAGAAGCCGAACTGGAAGCGGTCGCTCGCGCAGTGGCCGCTGCTGGTGCTGCTGTCCGCGCTCGGGATGGCGGGCTTCCCGTGGCTGCTGTACACGGCGCTGGAGCACACCAGTGCGCTCAATGCGTCGCTGATCAACGCGGTGAACCCGGCGCTGATCGTGATCATCGCGGTCGTCGTGTTCCGGCAGCGCATCCGCTGGAACGGGATCGTCGGAATCATCATCGGCCTGGTCGGCGTGGTGGTCGTGGTCACCGACGGCCGGATCGGTGACGTGTTCACCCAGCCGCCGAACCAGGGCGATGCGCTGATGGTTGCGGCCATCGTGGTGTGGAGCGCGTACACCTTCCTCGGCCGGTTCCTGACCGGGGTGCCGCCGATCACCGCGACGGCGCTGCAGGCGCTGTTCACGACGGTCGGCCTGGCGCCGTTCGCGATCAGCAGTGGCGTCGCGCTGCCGACGGACACACCGACGATGCTGGCGCTGCTGTACATCGCCCTGTTCGCGTCCGTGCTGGCCTACGTGTTCTGGAACGCGGCGCTGCGCACCGTGCCGCCAGCCAAGGCAGGCATCTACCTCAACCTGATGGTGGTGTTCACGGCGCTCATCACGTTGGCGATCGGCGGCACCATCTCGGCGGCGCAGATCCTCGGCGGCATCCTGGTCGTCGGCGGGGTTGTGCTGACCTCCGCTCGACCGCGGAAACGGACTGTCCGGCGCGCGCGCAGAGGGGTGCCGGGGTCCCGCCGTCGCGTGCGCCGCTCACGGATACGCTCGAGGTCATGA
- the rsmD gene encoding 16S rRNA (guanine(966)-N(2))-methyltransferase RsmD, with product MTRIIAGFAGSLSLAVPPSGTRPTSDRVREAIFSALQAREVLEGARVLDLYAGSGALGLEAASRGARHVTLVERSFGAAQICRRNAALIQKQAPKAATLTIEVSGSPVHAFLSGSERTWDVVLIDPPYDLSNVALVHMLEVLVPRLDDEAIVMLERSSRDPEPAWPDGLVLDRRKDYGDTALYWLSAG from the coding sequence ATGACCCGCATCATCGCCGGCTTCGCCGGATCGCTCTCGCTCGCGGTGCCACCGTCGGGCACCCGCCCGACCAGTGACCGTGTGCGTGAGGCGATCTTCAGCGCGCTGCAGGCCCGGGAGGTGCTCGAGGGGGCGCGGGTGCTCGACCTGTACGCGGGCTCGGGCGCGCTCGGTCTGGAAGCCGCGTCCCGCGGCGCCCGGCACGTGACGCTGGTCGAGCGCAGTTTCGGTGCCGCGCAGATCTGTCGCCGGAACGCGGCTCTGATCCAGAAGCAGGCGCCGAAGGCGGCGACGCTCACCATCGAGGTCAGCGGGTCGCCCGTGCACGCCTTTCTGTCCGGGTCGGAACGCACCTGGGATGTCGTGTTGATCGACCCGCCCTACGACCTGTCGAACGTCGCCCTCGTGCACATGCTCGAGGTACTGGTGCCGCGGCTGGACGACGAAGCGATCGTCATGCTGGAGCGCAGTAGCCGCGACCCTGAACCCGCGTGGCCCGACGGGCTCGTGCTCGACCGTCGCAAGGACTACGGCGACACGGCGCTGTACTGGCTGAGCGCCGGGTAG
- a CDS encoding helix-turn-helix transcriptional regulator — MTGQAKRRDIFTAVGDANRRRIIELLAERERTVGELAAELGIAQPSVSQHVTLLREVGLVASERRGTASVLTLTAGPLQDVAAWCLAQGEPAAG, encoded by the coding sequence ATGACCGGGCAGGCCAAACGCCGTGACATCTTCACGGCGGTCGGTGACGCCAACCGCCGCCGCATCATCGAACTCCTCGCCGAACGAGAGCGCACCGTGGGCGAGCTCGCGGCCGAGCTCGGCATCGCCCAACCCTCGGTCAGCCAGCACGTCACCCTGCTCCGCGAAGTCGGGCTGGTGGCATCCGAACGCCGCGGCACGGCCAGTGTGCTGACCCTCACCGCGGGACCGCTGCAGGATGTCGCCGCCTGGTGCCTCGCGCAGGGCGAGCCCGCCGCGGGCTGA
- the thiL gene encoding thiamine-phosphate kinase — translation MVIPDTLGSVGELGALARLFPRLPKADAELLGPGDDCAVIAAPDGRFVVTTDMMIHGPDFRLAWSTPHDLGWKAAASNLSDVAAMGATPTALVVAIAAPADLPVATLEGIADGFRDACAALAPGCGVVGGDLSVSQTLTIAVTAFGDLQGRPPVLRSGARPGDTVAVAGELGLAGRGLALLFAEATDSDGVPERSAADELRLREPELLGAQLTPRPPLRAGVAAAEAGATAMLDVSDGLAIDARRLIRASGVGFDLSADALGEDPLAALEGGEDHALLATFPAEVALPDGFRAIGRVVTGDALLVEGELWTRPSGWDPYVGWNGGRG, via the coding sequence ATGGTCATTCCTGACACCCTGGGTTCCGTCGGCGAACTGGGCGCCCTCGCGCGACTGTTCCCGCGGCTGCCGAAAGCCGACGCCGAACTGCTTGGACCCGGAGATGACTGCGCAGTGATCGCCGCGCCCGATGGACGTTTCGTGGTCACCACCGACATGATGATCCACGGTCCCGACTTCCGGCTCGCCTGGTCGACACCGCACGACCTGGGTTGGAAGGCGGCGGCGTCCAATCTGTCGGATGTCGCGGCCATGGGTGCTACGCCCACCGCACTGGTCGTGGCCATCGCCGCTCCCGCCGACCTGCCGGTCGCCACCCTCGAGGGCATCGCCGACGGATTCCGTGACGCCTGCGCCGCGCTGGCTCCGGGCTGCGGCGTGGTCGGCGGCGACCTGTCGGTGTCGCAGACGTTGACCATCGCGGTCACCGCGTTTGGGGACCTTCAGGGGCGCCCGCCGGTGTTGCGCTCCGGCGCGAGGCCGGGTGACACCGTCGCGGTGGCGGGCGAACTCGGGCTGGCCGGCCGTGGCTTGGCGCTGCTGTTCGCCGAAGCAACAGACTCCGACGGCGTGCCCGAACGATCGGCCGCCGATGAACTGCGACTCCGCGAGCCCGAGCTGCTCGGCGCCCAACTCACGCCGCGTCCGCCCCTTCGGGCCGGAGTCGCCGCCGCCGAGGCCGGCGCCACCGCCATGCTCGATGTCAGCGACGGGCTCGCCATTGACGCCCGCCGGCTGATCCGCGCCAGCGGCGTCGGCTTCGACCTGTCCGCCGACGCGCTCGGCGAAGACCCGCTGGCCGCCCTGGAGGGCGGCGAGGATCACGCCCTGCTGGCCACCTTCCCCGCCGAGGTGGCACTGCCGGACGGTTTCCGGGCGATCGGCCGGGTCGTCACCGGCGACGCGCTCCTGGTCGAGGGTGAACTCTGGACCAGGCCGTCCGGCTGGGACCCGTACGTCGGCTGGAACGGAGGCCGCGGATGA
- a CDS encoding DUF3515 family protein, producing MKSPRLLVAILALPLAVGLAGCAPAVVMEAAPDAENPDCASVIVRLPDSVAGLESRETDAQATAAWGDPTGVLLTCGVPVPGPSEMDCIEIDGIDWLRDASNDELTLFTTYGRDPAITVGIDPAAVSGGPALADLTSAVRTIEQTRTCLSRLDVIDPTQAPTG from the coding sequence GTGAAGTCCCCGCGCCTGCTCGTTGCCATTCTGGCTCTGCCACTTGCGGTTGGACTAGCCGGTTGCGCTCCCGCCGTGGTCATGGAGGCAGCGCCGGATGCCGAGAACCCGGACTGCGCGTCGGTGATCGTGCGGCTGCCTGACTCCGTCGCCGGGCTGGAGAGCCGCGAGACGGACGCGCAGGCCACGGCCGCGTGGGGCGACCCCACCGGCGTGCTGCTGACGTGCGGGGTGCCGGTGCCCGGTCCGAGCGAGATGGACTGCATCGAGATCGACGGCATCGACTGGCTGCGGGATGCCTCCAATGACGAGCTCACGCTGTTCACGACCTACGGCCGTGACCCGGCGATCACGGTCGGCATCGACCCCGCCGCGGTCTCGGGCGGGCCGGCGCTGGCTGACCTGACGTCGGCGGTGCGCACGATCGAGCAGACCCGCACCTGCCTGTCCCGGCTCGACGTGATCGACCCGACTCAGGCGCCGACCGGCTGA
- a CDS encoding DEAD/DEAH box helicase, with the protein MTPTETTAQNEADSATEAKTFSDLGLSDAVLKAIRDIGYEIPSAIQAATIPTLLAGRDVVGLAQTGTGKTAAFALPILSRLDVSQKKPQALVLSPTRELALQVSEAFESYAAHMRGVHLLPVYGGQAYGVQLSALRRGVHVVVGTPGRIMDHLAKGTLDLSELKYLVLDEADEMLKMGFAEDVETILADTPDDKQVALFSATMPAQIRRISKQYLKDPEEITVKAKTTTSANTTQRYLMVGYPQKVDALTRILEVENFEGMIVFVRTKNETETLAEKLRARGYSAAAISGDVAQVQRERTVNQLKTGKLDILVATDVAARGLDVDRISHVVNYDIPIDTESYVHRIGRTGRAGRSGAAISFVTPRERRLLVAIEKATRQPLTQMHLPTVEDVNVTRLARFDDAITEALSQEDRIAGFRDIIGHYVEHHDVPEADVAAALAVVAQGDTPLLLSAEDERAQRYDRDDRAERGARGDRPERGDRGDRGDRGDRPERRPRSTKPMAAYRIEVGKRQRVEPRQIVGALANEGGLSRDDFGAIQIRPDFSIVELPADLSGDVLDKLQDTRISGKLIEIRPDRRGGARSDDRGDRPARKPRRS; encoded by the coding sequence ATGACGCCCACTGAAACAACGGCGCAGAACGAGGCAGATTCTGCCACCGAAGCGAAGACCTTCTCCGACCTGGGCCTCAGCGATGCAGTGCTGAAGGCCATCCGCGACATCGGATACGAAATCCCATCCGCCATTCAGGCGGCCACCATCCCTACACTCCTTGCGGGCCGCGATGTCGTCGGCCTTGCCCAGACCGGCACCGGCAAGACCGCCGCGTTCGCCTTGCCGATCCTGTCCCGCCTCGACGTGTCGCAGAAGAAGCCGCAGGCTCTCGTGCTCTCGCCGACCCGGGAGCTGGCGCTGCAGGTCAGTGAGGCCTTCGAGTCGTATGCGGCTCACATGCGTGGCGTGCACCTGCTGCCGGTGTACGGCGGGCAGGCCTACGGAGTGCAATTGTCGGCACTGCGGCGCGGCGTTCACGTCGTGGTCGGCACGCCCGGCCGCATCATGGACCACCTCGCTAAGGGCACCCTCGACCTGTCCGAGCTCAAGTACCTGGTGCTCGACGAGGCCGACGAGATGCTGAAGATGGGCTTCGCCGAGGACGTCGAGACCATCCTCGCCGACACCCCGGACGACAAGCAGGTGGCCCTATTCTCGGCGACCATGCCGGCGCAGATTCGACGGATCTCGAAGCAGTACCTGAAGGATCCCGAAGAAATCACGGTCAAGGCCAAGACCACGACATCCGCGAACACCACCCAGCGTTACCTCATGGTGGGGTACCCGCAGAAGGTTGACGCTCTCACCCGCATCCTCGAGGTGGAGAACTTCGAGGGCATGATCGTGTTCGTCCGCACCAAGAACGAGACCGAGACCCTCGCCGAGAAGCTGCGGGCGCGCGGCTATTCCGCGGCGGCGATCAGCGGCGACGTGGCCCAGGTGCAGCGTGAACGCACCGTCAACCAGTTGAAGACCGGCAAGCTCGACATCCTGGTCGCCACGGATGTCGCGGCGCGCGGCCTCGACGTCGACCGGATCAGTCACGTGGTCAACTACGACATCCCGATCGACACCGAGTCCTACGTGCACCGGATCGGCCGGACCGGTCGAGCGGGGCGCAGCGGTGCCGCGATCAGCTTCGTCACTCCACGCGAGCGCCGTCTGCTCGTTGCGATCGAGAAGGCGACCAGGCAGCCGCTGACGCAGATGCACTTGCCGACCGTGGAAGACGTGAACGTCACCCGCCTGGCTCGCTTCGACGACGCGATCACCGAAGCGCTGAGCCAGGAAGATCGAATCGCCGGGTTCCGCGACATCATCGGGCATTACGTGGAGCACCACGACGTGCCCGAGGCAGATGTCGCTGCGGCGCTCGCGGTCGTTGCCCAGGGTGACACTCCGCTTTTGCTCTCCGCGGAAGATGAGCGGGCCCAGCGGTACGACCGGGATGACCGCGCCGAGCGAGGCGCTCGCGGCGACCGGCCGGAACGTGGCGACCGCGGTGATCGCGGTGATCGCGGTGATCGCCCCGAGCGGCGTCCGCGCTCGACCAAGCCGATGGCGGCCTACCGGATCGAGGTGGGCAAGCGGCAGCGCGTTGAGCCCAGGCAGATCGTCGGGGCGCTCGCGAACGAGGGTGGTCTCAGCCGGGACGACTTCGGTGCCATTCAGATCCGCCCGGACTTCTCGATCGTCGAACTGCCGGCCGACCTGTCGGGCGACGTGCTCGACAAGCTGCAGGACACTCGCATCAGCGGCAAGCTCATCGAGATCCGACCGGATCGTCGCGGTGGCGCCCGGTCCGACGACCGCGGCGACCGTCCTGCCCGGAAGCCCCGCCGCAGCTAG
- a CDS encoding glycoside hydrolase family 3 N-terminal domain-containing protein — MTRADSRARRRRGLIGLAVALPLTFIMGAGAVAAAPPTTNEGNHGKPAVLETRAKQIITVKGRQFKDLNANGKLDVYEDWRKPVETRVADLVGQMTLEEKAGLMLIDTVNAACSPSGVRGTVPALAHDYIANQQMHRFIFRNVVTSADKASCSGTPSITPAEAANFTNSIQELSEATRLGIPVLYKSNARNHIDAQARVGINEAPGAFSAFPKEAGLAAAALGVQAKATGEATDGDMSVIEEFAEVMGEEWASIGLRGMYGYMADLSTEPRWYRTHETFTEDADLGANIMGELVQTLQGPIGKDGNSLSPDTSVALTMKHFPGGGPQELGLDPHYAFGKAQVYPGDAFGYHLKPFQAAIDAGVASIMPYYGVPVDVTYEGVDYDEVGMAFSDQIVNGLLRDQMGFKGYVNSDTGIINDRAWGLEDATVPERVAAAINGGTDTLSGFHDVATIIDLVDAGLVTEDRVTLAAERLLAPMFELGLFEDPYVDPAVATATVGSDENRAAAVDMQRKSTVLLQNQEIDGDSVLPLDGGETVYVLGNVDAAQVAAAGYDVINGNDPAELRTAADADVALISMTGRNVNTGTYVSNSPATGLNPEHINPSVIEGYAGLDGQSPYGAADACVHTGGACTDNGLRFGGSFPWESSILDFTGMADAESWEVTPSLDKVQQVMAEVGAENVVLDIYFRQPWVIDEASGLRDAGAILANFGNSTAALMDIVSGEFNPQGRMPFALAGTPEAILQQNSDTPGYDETDDGALFRYGFGLSYKE, encoded by the coding sequence ATGACCAGAGCAGATTCGCGTGCAAGGCGACGGCGGGGCCTGATTGGCCTCGCCGTCGCACTGCCGCTGACGTTTATCATGGGCGCCGGCGCCGTCGCCGCTGCTCCCCCGACCACGAATGAAGGCAATCACGGGAAGCCGGCGGTGCTGGAGACCCGTGCCAAGCAGATCATCACGGTCAAGGGACGCCAGTTCAAAGATCTGAACGCCAATGGCAAGCTCGATGTCTACGAGGACTGGCGGAAGCCGGTCGAGACTCGAGTCGCCGATCTGGTGGGGCAGATGACGCTCGAGGAGAAGGCCGGGCTCATGCTCATCGATACGGTGAATGCGGCCTGTTCGCCGAGCGGTGTGCGAGGCACGGTTCCCGCCCTCGCACACGACTACATCGCCAACCAGCAGATGCACCGCTTCATCTTCCGCAACGTCGTGACCAGCGCAGATAAGGCCAGTTGCTCGGGAACGCCCAGCATCACGCCGGCCGAGGCCGCCAACTTCACCAACAGCATCCAGGAACTGAGCGAGGCCACCCGTCTCGGCATTCCGGTGTTGTACAAGTCCAACGCACGTAACCACATCGACGCTCAGGCCAGGGTCGGCATCAACGAGGCTCCGGGCGCCTTCTCGGCATTCCCGAAGGAGGCTGGCCTCGCCGCTGCCGCGCTCGGCGTGCAGGCCAAGGCAACCGGTGAGGCGACCGACGGCGACATGTCAGTCATCGAGGAATTCGCCGAGGTCATGGGTGAGGAGTGGGCCTCCATCGGCCTGCGCGGTATGTACGGCTACATGGCCGACCTGTCGACCGAGCCGCGCTGGTACCGCACACATGAGACGTTCACCGAGGACGCCGACCTGGGTGCGAACATCATGGGCGAACTCGTCCAGACCCTCCAGGGCCCGATCGGCAAGGACGGCAACTCGCTGAGCCCGGACACGTCGGTCGCGCTGACCATGAAGCACTTCCCGGGCGGTGGCCCGCAGGAACTCGGCCTTGACCCGCACTACGCCTTCGGCAAGGCGCAGGTCTACCCCGGGGACGCCTTCGGCTACCACCTCAAGCCCTTCCAGGCGGCCATCGACGCGGGTGTGGCCTCGATCATGCCGTACTACGGCGTCCCGGTGGATGTCACCTACGAGGGCGTGGACTACGACGAAGTCGGCATGGCGTTCTCCGACCAGATCGTGAACGGACTGCTGCGCGACCAGATGGGCTTCAAGGGGTACGTCAACTCCGACACCGGCATCATCAACGACCGGGCCTGGGGGCTTGAGGACGCGACCGTCCCCGAGCGCGTGGCGGCGGCCATCAACGGTGGCACCGACACCCTCTCCGGCTTCCACGACGTGGCGACGATCATTGACCTGGTCGACGCCGGGCTCGTGACCGAGGACCGCGTGACCCTCGCTGCCGAGCGGCTGCTCGCGCCGATGTTCGAGTTGGGCCTGTTCGAGGACCCGTACGTCGACCCCGCGGTCGCCACGGCCACGGTCGGCAGCGACGAGAACCGTGCGGCGGCCGTGGACATGCAGCGCAAGTCCACGGTGTTGCTGCAGAACCAGGAGATCGACGGCGACTCGGTCCTTCCGCTGGATGGCGGCGAGACCGTATACGTGCTCGGCAACGTCGACGCCGCGCAGGTTGCGGCCGCCGGCTACGACGTCATCAATGGCAACGACCCGGCTGAGCTGCGCACCGCAGCAGATGCCGACGTCGCGCTGATCTCGATGACCGGGCGGAACGTGAACACCGGCACCTACGTCAGCAACAGCCCAGCCACGGGGCTCAACCCCGAGCACATCAACCCGAGCGTCATCGAGGGCTACGCCGGCCTCGACGGGCAGAGCCCGTACGGCGCGGCGGATGCGTGTGTCCACACCGGCGGTGCCTGCACCGACAACGGGCTGCGCTTCGGTGGCTCCTTCCCGTGGGAGTCGAGCATCCTCGACTTCACCGGCATGGCGGACGCCGAGTCGTGGGAGGTCACCCCGTCCCTCGACAAGGTGCAGCAGGTGATGGCTGAGGTCGGCGCCGAGAACGTCGTTCTCGACATCTACTTCCGCCAGCCGTGGGTTATCGACGAGGCCAGCGGCCTGCGCGACGCCGGTGCGATCCTCGCCAACTTCGGCAACAGCACCGCGGCGCTGATGGACATCGTCTCCGGCGAGTTCAACCCGCAGGGCCGCATGCCGTTCGCGTTGGCCGGAACGCCTGAGGCGATCCTCCAGCAGAACAGCGACACACCGGGCTATGACGAGACCGATGACGGCGCGCTGTTCCGGTACGGGTTCGGCCTGAGCTACAAGGAGTAA
- a CDS encoding YdeI family protein: protein MTATFGTPGGTPERPALFFSGPEEFRGWLEANHATETELWMGLYKKHVPDRGLTWEAAVPEALCFGWIDSVSQRIDDDARRQRWTPRKPSSIWSSVNIALVERLTAEGRMHQAGLAAFERRREDKSGVYSHENPLQELPPEAAARMTADAAASAFWQAATATYRRQVTHWVLSAKQEATRERRLTQLIEDSAAGRLVTPMRFGETPKWVTRAAEAARAAASGSNSGRD from the coding sequence ATGACCGCGACGTTCGGCACCCCGGGCGGCACGCCCGAACGGCCTGCCCTGTTCTTCTCGGGTCCGGAGGAGTTCCGCGGCTGGCTCGAGGCCAACCATGCCACCGAGACCGAGTTGTGGATGGGCCTGTACAAGAAGCACGTGCCCGACCGCGGACTCACTTGGGAGGCCGCCGTTCCCGAGGCGTTGTGCTTCGGCTGGATCGACTCGGTGAGCCAGCGCATCGACGACGATGCTCGTCGTCAACGCTGGACTCCACGCAAGCCCTCGAGCATCTGGTCGAGCGTGAATATCGCCCTCGTCGAGCGGCTCACCGCTGAGGGGCGCATGCACCAGGCGGGCCTCGCTGCCTTCGAGAGGCGGCGTGAAGACAAATCCGGCGTGTACTCGCACGAGAACCCCCTTCAGGAGTTGCCGCCCGAGGCCGCGGCACGGATGACAGCGGATGCCGCGGCATCCGCGTTCTGGCAGGCGGCCACCGCCACCTACCGGCGCCAGGTCACGCACTGGGTGCTGTCCGCCAAGCAGGAGGCCACCCGCGAGCGACGGCTCACGCAGCTCATCGAAGACAGCGCGGCGGGCCGGCTGGTGACTCCTATGCGTTTCGGCGAAACACCCAAGTGGGTAACACGGGCCGCGGAGGCGGCACGGGCGGCGGCATCCGGCTCCAATTCGGGGCGCGACTGA